One Curtobacterium herbarum genomic window carries:
- a CDS encoding DUF721 domain-containing protein produces the protein MPAPRKPAEPSRVYQHFKAVFGDPSKRGLDARRRRAAGQDPDSVPYGKGREPTGLGDVMGALTAELGWTEPLARSELFVDWPSVVGDELAKHSTPVTIEDGALVIRCDSTAWATQLRLMRGTVTTTIAQRYPAAGVESIRVSGPDAPTWKRGLRSVQGRGPRDTYG, from the coding sequence ATGCCCGCGCCCCGGAAGCCCGCGGAACCGTCCCGGGTGTACCAGCACTTCAAGGCCGTCTTCGGCGACCCGTCGAAGCGCGGCCTCGACGCCCGGCGCCGCCGCGCTGCCGGCCAGGACCCGGACTCGGTGCCGTACGGCAAGGGCCGGGAGCCCACCGGGCTCGGCGACGTGATGGGCGCCCTCACGGCGGAGCTCGGCTGGACCGAGCCGCTGGCCCGCTCCGAGCTGTTCGTGGACTGGCCGAGTGTGGTCGGCGACGAGCTCGCGAAGCACTCCACGCCGGTCACGATCGAGGACGGCGCACTGGTCATCCGGTGCGACTCGACGGCCTGGGCGACGCAGCTCCGACTCATGCGCGGGACGGTCACGACGACCATCGCCCAGCGGTACCCGGCAGCGGGCGTCGAGTCGATCCGGGTTTCCGGGCCCGACGCCCCCACATGGAAACGCGGCCTCAGGTCGGTCCAGGGGCGCGGCCCTCGCGATACCTACGGTTGA
- the recF gene encoding DNA replication/repair protein RecF (All proteins in this family for which functions are known are DNA-binding proteins that assist the filamentation of RecA onto DNA for the initiation of recombination or recombinational repair.), producing MHVDHLQLSDFRNYREADVDFARGPNLFVGRNGQGKTNLVESIGYLSTLGSHRVPTDAALVRQGCDSAIVRARLAHEDRSILAEVQINRSGSNRAQVNRSAIKPRELPRYCTSVLFAPEDLALVRGEPSGRRRMIDELLVQIAPRMQGVLADYDRTLRQRNTLLKSARATGAKAGALSTLDVWDDRLVEFGAEIIAARDHLTRRLAPFVTESYATVAGERHQATIAGVLSVRGADPEDAAATDPVLGTPEEPVTIASAAEAFRAALERRRRDELDRGLTLTGPHRDDVLFELNGLPARGYASHGESWSFALAVQLASATILRAESSLGDPIIILDDVFAELDESRRERLAGAVADYEQVLITAAVQGDVPGQLAAHTVRIEAGAIVTDEADADRASRPDTTPAAS from the coding sequence GTGCACGTCGACCATCTCCAGCTCTCCGACTTCCGGAACTACCGGGAGGCGGACGTCGACTTCGCACGCGGGCCGAACCTGTTCGTCGGCCGCAACGGCCAGGGCAAGACCAACCTCGTCGAGTCCATCGGCTACCTGTCGACCCTCGGGTCGCACCGGGTCCCGACGGACGCCGCACTCGTCCGGCAGGGCTGTGACTCGGCAATCGTCCGGGCCCGGCTCGCGCACGAGGACCGCAGCATCCTCGCCGAGGTGCAGATCAACCGCAGCGGGTCGAACCGTGCGCAGGTGAACCGGTCGGCGATCAAGCCGCGCGAGCTGCCGCGGTACTGCACCAGCGTGCTCTTCGCGCCGGAGGACCTGGCACTCGTCCGCGGTGAGCCGTCCGGCCGCCGGCGGATGATCGACGAGCTCCTCGTCCAGATCGCCCCGCGGATGCAGGGAGTCCTGGCGGACTACGACCGGACGCTCCGGCAGCGGAACACCCTGCTGAAGTCGGCGCGTGCGACCGGGGCGAAGGCCGGAGCACTCTCGACCCTCGACGTCTGGGACGACCGGCTCGTCGAGTTCGGCGCCGAGATCATCGCGGCGCGCGACCACCTCACCCGGCGCCTCGCCCCGTTCGTGACCGAGTCGTACGCGACCGTCGCGGGCGAGCGGCACCAGGCGACGATCGCCGGCGTGCTCAGTGTCCGCGGCGCCGACCCGGAGGACGCCGCCGCGACCGACCCGGTGCTCGGGACCCCGGAGGAGCCGGTCACGATCGCCTCCGCGGCCGAGGCGTTCCGGGCAGCGCTGGAGCGTCGCCGGCGGGACGAACTCGATCGCGGGCTGACCCTCACCGGACCCCACCGCGACGACGTCCTCTTCGAGCTGAACGGGTTACCGGCCCGCGGCTACGCCAGTCACGGCGAATCCTGGTCCTTCGCACTCGCGGTGCAGCTGGCCTCGGCGACGATCCTCCGCGCGGAGTCCTCGCTCGGGGACCCGATCATCATCCTGGACGACGTGTTCGCCGAGCTCGACGAATCGCGCCGTGAGCGGCTGGCCGGAGCGGTCGCGGACTACGAGCAGGTCCTCATCACCGCGGCGGTGCAGGGTGACGTCCCCGGGCAGCTCGCCGCGCACACCGTGCGGATCGAGGCGGGCGCGATCGTGACCGACGAGGCGGACGCCGACCGGGCCTCCCGTCCGGACACCACCCCGGCGGCGTCCTGA
- the gnd gene encoding phosphogluconate dehydrogenase (NAD(+)-dependent, decarboxylating) produces MQIGLVGLGKMGNNMRARLRNAGIDVVGYDANPAVSDVPDLGALAKALTGPRLVWVMVPHGKITDDVITDLAEVLEPGDLVIDGGNSKWLDDEIHAKQLDAKGIRYMDVGVSGGVWGKDNGYGMMAGGDAADVERAMPVFDALRPEGPREEGFSHAGGIGAGHYAKMVHNGIEYAIMQAYGEGYELLEAKDIITDVPAVFAGWQRGTVVRSWLLDLLVLAINEDPKLDALEGYVDDSGEGRWTLEEGIELAVPMPALSAAMFARFVSRQGSASPTMKAVAALRNQFGGHAVKKA; encoded by the coding sequence ATGCAGATCGGTCTTGTCGGCCTCGGGAAGATGGGCAACAACATGCGTGCGCGTCTGCGCAACGCAGGGATCGACGTCGTCGGGTACGACGCCAACCCCGCCGTTTCGGACGTCCCCGACCTCGGCGCCCTCGCCAAGGCCCTCACCGGCCCGCGTCTGGTCTGGGTCATGGTCCCGCACGGGAAGATCACCGACGACGTCATCACCGACCTCGCCGAGGTCCTCGAGCCGGGCGACCTCGTCATCGACGGCGGCAACTCGAAGTGGCTCGACGACGAGATCCACGCCAAGCAGCTGGACGCCAAGGGCATCCGCTACATGGACGTCGGTGTCTCGGGCGGTGTCTGGGGCAAGGACAACGGCTACGGCATGATGGCCGGCGGCGACGCGGCCGACGTCGAGCGCGCCATGCCCGTCTTCGACGCACTCCGTCCCGAGGGCCCGCGCGAAGAGGGCTTCTCGCACGCCGGCGGCATCGGCGCGGGCCACTACGCGAAGATGGTCCACAACGGCATCGAGTACGCGATCATGCAGGCGTACGGCGAGGGCTACGAGCTCCTCGAGGCGAAGGACATCATCACCGACGTCCCCGCCGTCTTCGCCGGATGGCAGCGCGGCACCGTCGTGCGCTCCTGGCTGCTCGACCTCCTCGTCCTCGCGATCAACGAGGACCCGAAGCTCGACGCGCTCGAGGGCTACGTCGACGACTCCGGCGAGGGTCGGTGGACCCTCGAGGAGGGCATCGAGCTCGCGGTGCCGATGCCGGCGCTCTCCGCGGCCATGTTCGCGCGCTTCGTCTCGCGTCAGGGCAGCGCGTCCCCGACGATGAAGGCCGTCGCCGCACTCCGCAACCAGTTCGGCGGCCACGCCGTCAAGAAGGCGTAG
- the dnaN gene encoding DNA polymerase III subunit beta — translation MKFEVNRDVFSEAVSFAVKLLPQRTTLPILSGVLIHADGDRLTLSSFDYEVSAQTSIAAQIDDPGTVLVSGRLLNDIASRLPNAPVSFATEDSRITVTCGSAHFTLLSMPVEEYPTLPEVGPQTGVIPGDSFSEAVSQVAVAASRDDVTPVITGVQLEVGEHDVSLIATDRYRVAVRTIQWDSGRAGGDGDAATTLHALVPARTLQEVGRTFGSATTVSVSISGGSDRELIAFHADDKTVTSLLIKGNYPPVRRLFPETVQDHAVINTAELVEAVRRVSLVLEREAALRFSFTVDGLTLEAIGSEQAQASESIDALLTGEETVVSLKPAFLLDGLNAVHSEFVRISFTKTENPNKPGPVLITGQSSREEPATDGYRYLLQPNLLLR, via the coding sequence GTGAAGTTCGAGGTCAACCGGGACGTCTTCTCCGAAGCCGTCTCCTTCGCGGTGAAGCTCCTCCCACAGCGCACGACCCTCCCGATCCTGTCCGGTGTGCTGATCCACGCCGACGGCGATCGTCTGACGCTGTCGTCGTTCGACTACGAGGTCTCGGCGCAGACCTCGATCGCCGCACAGATCGACGACCCGGGCACGGTGCTCGTCTCCGGCCGGCTGCTGAACGACATCGCGAGCCGACTGCCAAACGCCCCGGTCAGCTTCGCGACCGAGGACTCCCGGATCACGGTCACCTGTGGCTCCGCGCACTTCACGCTGCTGTCGATGCCCGTCGAGGAGTACCCGACGCTCCCCGAGGTCGGTCCGCAGACCGGTGTCATCCCCGGCGACTCGTTCTCCGAAGCGGTCTCGCAGGTGGCCGTCGCCGCCAGCCGTGACGACGTCACCCCCGTCATCACCGGCGTACAGCTCGAGGTCGGTGAGCACGACGTGTCCCTCATCGCCACGGACCGCTACCGCGTCGCGGTCCGGACCATCCAGTGGGACTCGGGTCGCGCCGGCGGCGACGGCGACGCAGCCACGACCCTCCACGCCCTCGTCCCGGCCCGCACCCTGCAGGAGGTCGGTCGCACCTTCGGCTCGGCCACGACGGTCTCGGTCTCGATCAGCGGTGGGTCCGACCGCGAGCTCATCGCGTTCCACGCCGACGACAAGACCGTGACCTCGCTGCTCATCAAGGGCAACTACCCGCCGGTGCGCCGGCTCTTCCCCGAGACGGTCCAGGACCACGCGGTCATCAACACCGCGGAACTGGTCGAAGCCGTCCGACGGGTCTCCCTCGTCCTGGAGCGCGAAGCCGCGCTCCGGTTCTCCTTCACGGTCGACGGGCTCACGCTCGAGGCGATCGGTTCCGAACAAGCGCAGGCGTCAGAGTCGATCGATGCGTTGCTGACCGGTGAGGAAACGGTTGTCTCCCTGAAACCGGCCTTCCTCCTGGACGGGTTGAATGCAGTGCACTCCGAGTTCGTCCGGATCTCCTTCACCAAGACGGAGAACCCGAACAAGCCGGGTCCGGTGTTGATCACCGGGCAGTCCTCGCGAGAGGAACCGGCCACGGACGGGTACCGGTACCTGCTGCAGCCCAACCTGCTGCTGCGCTAG
- the dnaA gene encoding chromosomal replication initiator protein DnaA, translating to MTMPADPVEDLWSSVLRILADDDRITPQLHGFLNLVEPKGVLAGTLYLEVPNDLTRGMLEQRIRVPITEAVSRIGDDSVANFAITVNPDMASEPRVDAVAVPSYAEPVQEHVPQTAAPRQYIEAPFVPSPVDSPGTGGRPESRLNPKYNFDNFVIGASNRFAHAAAVAVAEAPAKAYNPLFIYGDSGLGKTHLLHAIGHYAESLYPGIRVRYVSSEEFTNDFINSIANNRSNQFQQRYRDIDILLIDDIQFLQGKDSTQEAFFHTFNTLHDHNKQVVITSDVAPKHLTGFEDRMRSRFEWGLITDVQAPDLETRIAILRKKAQSDHLQVPDDILEFIASKVSSNIRELEGTLIRVTAFASLNRTAVDMALVQTVLKDLITLDEDNVIAPTDIINHTADYFKLSVDDLYGSSRSQAIATARQIAMYLCRELTSLSLPKIGQLFGNRDHTTVMYANKKIAELMKERRSIYNQVTELTSRIKQDRRYR from the coding sequence ATGACGATGCCGGCCGACCCCGTCGAGGACCTCTGGTCGTCAGTGCTCAGGATCCTCGCCGACGACGACCGGATCACGCCGCAGCTGCACGGGTTCCTCAACCTCGTCGAGCCCAAGGGCGTCCTCGCCGGCACGCTCTACCTCGAGGTCCCGAACGACCTGACCCGCGGCATGCTCGAACAGCGCATCCGGGTGCCCATCACCGAGGCCGTCTCGCGGATCGGTGACGACTCGGTCGCCAACTTCGCGATCACCGTGAACCCCGACATGGCCTCGGAGCCGCGGGTGGACGCCGTCGCGGTGCCGTCCTACGCCGAACCGGTGCAGGAGCACGTGCCACAGACCGCCGCGCCCCGCCAGTACATCGAGGCGCCGTTCGTGCCGAGCCCGGTCGACTCTCCCGGTACCGGCGGTCGTCCGGAGTCGCGACTGAACCCGAAGTACAACTTCGACAACTTCGTCATCGGTGCCTCGAACCGGTTCGCCCACGCCGCAGCGGTCGCGGTCGCCGAGGCGCCGGCCAAGGCCTACAACCCGCTCTTCATCTACGGCGACTCCGGCCTCGGCAAGACCCACCTGCTGCACGCGATCGGGCACTACGCCGAGAGCCTCTACCCGGGGATCCGCGTCCGCTACGTGTCGAGCGAGGAGTTCACGAACGACTTCATCAACTCGATCGCGAACAACCGCTCGAACCAGTTCCAGCAGCGGTACCGCGACATCGACATCCTGCTGATCGACGACATCCAGTTCCTGCAGGGGAAGGACTCCACGCAAGAGGCGTTCTTCCACACGTTCAACACCCTGCACGACCACAACAAGCAGGTCGTCATCACGTCGGACGTCGCGCCGAAGCACCTCACCGGCTTCGAGGACCGGATGCGCAGCCGCTTCGAGTGGGGGCTGATCACCGACGTCCAGGCGCCCGACCTCGAGACCCGCATCGCGATCCTCCGCAAGAAGGCGCAGTCGGACCACCTGCAGGTGCCGGACGACATCCTCGAGTTCATCGCGTCGAAGGTGTCGAGCAACATCCGCGAGCTCGAGGGCACCCTGATCCGGGTCACCGCGTTCGCGAGCCTGAACCGGACGGCCGTCGACATGGCGCTGGTGCAGACGGTCCTCAAGGACCTGATCACCCTGGACGAGGACAACGTCATCGCGCCGACGGACATCATCAACCACACCGCGGACTACTTCAAGCTCTCGGTCGACGACCTCTACGGCTCGTCCCGGTCGCAGGCGATCGCCACGGCCCGCCAGATCGCCATGTACCTGTGCCGTGAGCTCACGAGCCTGTCGCTGCCGAAGATCGGCCAGCTGTTCGGCAACCGCGACCACACGACGGTGATGTACGCCAACAAGAAGATCGCGGAGCTCATGAAGGAGCGCCGCTCGATCTACAACCAGGTCACCGAACTGACCAGTCGGATCAAGCAGGACCGCCGCTACCGGTAG
- the rpmH gene encoding 50S ribosomal protein L34 yields MSKRTFQPNNRRRAKKHGFRARMRTRAGRAILAARRGKGRTELSA; encoded by the coding sequence ATGAGCAAGCGCACCTTCCAGCCGAACAACCGCCGCCGCGCCAAGAAGCACGGCTTCCGGGCCCGCATGCGCACCCGCGCCGGCCGCGCCATCCTCGCCGCACGCCGCGGCAAGGGGCGCACCGAGCTCTCCGCCTGA
- the rnpA gene encoding ribonuclease P protein component, with the protein MLARANRIVRGDDYRMVVRRGRRSATAHAVVSVVRRLDDDPGPTRFGFIVAKTVGNAVTRNLVRRRLKAIAHGVLPSAPLGYDVVVRALPAAAQAAWPTLLEDITRSFARGVEKAA; encoded by the coding sequence GTGTTGGCCCGAGCCAACCGCATCGTCCGAGGCGACGACTACCGGATGGTCGTGCGCCGTGGCCGCAGGAGCGCCACGGCACACGCCGTCGTGTCGGTAGTCCGTCGCCTCGATGACGATCCTGGTCCCACCAGGTTCGGGTTCATCGTGGCGAAGACCGTCGGGAACGCGGTGACGCGCAACCTCGTGCGTCGCCGTCTGAAGGCGATCGCGCACGGGGTCCTCCCGAGCGCGCCGCTCGGGTACGACGTGGTGGTGCGTGCACTGCCAGCCGCCGCGCAGGCCGCATGGCCTACCCTGCTCGAAGACATCACGCGCTCCTTCGCGCGCGGTGTCGAGAAGGCAGCATGA
- the yidD gene encoding membrane protein insertion efficiency factor YidD: MNRFLWVVALLPRNACVVVLRAYRAVISPLYGNVCRYHPSCSRYALEAIQQYGVVRGSAMGAWRIARCNPWAAGGIDDVRERRRPFTVSRFGFVLAPTPQQQQTSAGSVRPVLLPQRTRKA; the protein is encoded by the coding sequence ATGAACCGGTTCCTCTGGGTCGTCGCGTTGCTCCCACGCAACGCGTGCGTCGTGGTGCTCCGGGCCTACCGTGCGGTGATCTCGCCGCTCTACGGCAACGTCTGTCGGTACCACCCCTCGTGTTCGCGCTACGCGCTCGAGGCGATCCAGCAGTACGGCGTGGTCCGCGGATCGGCGATGGGCGCTTGGCGCATCGCCCGGTGCAACCCGTGGGCAGCCGGCGGGATCGACGACGTCAGGGAACGTCGCCGCCCCTTCACCGTCAGTCGGTTCGGGTTCGTCCTCGCGCCGACCCCGCAGCAACAGCAGACCTCGGCCGGCTCGGTCCGTCCGGTGCTGCTCCCCCAGCGCACTCGAAAGGCGTGA
- the yidC gene encoding membrane protein insertase YidC has product MDLIGTILWPLKWVVSAILVGFHWVFENLGMDPSAGITWVLSIIFLTFVVRGALIPIFVRQIKSQRRMLEVAPQLKKIQDKYKGKKDQFSREAMSRETMALYKETGTNPLSSCLPLLIQMPIFFSLYSVLHEAQINKTGIGLLSSDLARSFGNASLFGAPLHETFTNASGWEVRVIAGFMIVVMTASQFITQLQLVAKNMSPETKASPMYRQQKMMLYVLPLVFVISGLSFPLGVMFYWLASNLWTMAQQYFVIRSMPTPGSEAALAREARLAKKAQRRGTPASAGVLTEAGTGASMAEVEARVNNQRQQPVGKTRAKKNGKTK; this is encoded by the coding sequence ATGGACCTCATCGGTACGATCCTCTGGCCACTCAAATGGGTGGTGTCCGCGATCCTGGTCGGCTTCCACTGGGTCTTCGAGAACCTCGGGATGGACCCGTCCGCGGGCATCACGTGGGTGCTGTCGATCATCTTCCTGACCTTCGTGGTCCGCGGCGCGCTGATCCCCATCTTCGTGCGACAGATCAAGTCGCAGCGACGGATGCTGGAGGTCGCCCCGCAGCTGAAGAAGATCCAGGACAAGTACAAGGGCAAGAAGGACCAGTTCTCGCGTGAGGCCATGTCCCGCGAGACCATGGCGCTGTACAAGGAGACCGGGACCAACCCGCTCAGCTCCTGCCTGCCGCTGCTGATCCAGATGCCGATCTTCTTCTCGCTGTACTCGGTGCTGCACGAAGCGCAGATCAACAAGACGGGCATCGGCCTGCTGTCGAGCGATCTCGCCCGGTCCTTCGGCAACGCGTCGCTCTTCGGAGCACCGCTGCACGAGACCTTCACGAACGCCTCGGGCTGGGAAGTCCGGGTCATCGCGGGCTTCATGATCGTCGTGATGACGGCGTCGCAGTTCATCACCCAGCTGCAGCTCGTCGCCAAGAACATGTCGCCGGAGACCAAGGCGTCCCCGATGTACCGCCAGCAGAAGATGATGCTGTACGTGCTCCCGCTGGTCTTCGTGATCTCGGGTCTCTCGTTCCCCCTCGGTGTCATGTTCTACTGGCTGGCCTCCAACCTCTGGACCATGGCCCAGCAGTACTTCGTCATCCGCAGCATGCCGACGCCGGGCTCCGAGGCCGCGCTCGCTCGTGAGGCCCGTCTCGCGAAGAAGGCCCAGCGCCGCGGCACCCCCGCGTCCGCCGGAGTCCTCACCGAGGCCGGAACGGGTGCGTCGATGGCGGAGGTCGAAGCCCGCGTGAACAACCAGCGCCAGCAGCCGGTCGGCAAGACGCGCGCCAAGAAGAACGGGAAGACCAAGTGA
- a CDS encoding Jag family protein, with amino-acid sequence MSEQDTAAVVDTTDDEQHLAPTDATDNPAATDDADDLDGDDEVRDEADIAADYIEELLDICDLDGDIEIEERAGRVYLTVTDDDSALRVLAKPDTVTALQELTRIAVQAETGEFSRLILDIGGSRDARATELQRLVDTAVERIEAGSTTAALPPMSSYERKLVHDLVAEKGFHSESEGEGRDRHTVITR; translated from the coding sequence GTGAGCGAGCAGGACACCGCTGCGGTCGTCGACACCACGGACGACGAGCAGCACCTCGCCCCCACGGACGCGACGGACAACCCGGCGGCGACGGACGACGCGGACGACCTCGACGGTGACGACGAGGTCCGCGACGAAGCGGACATCGCGGCCGACTACATCGAAGAGTTGCTCGACATCTGCGACCTCGACGGCGACATCGAGATCGAGGAGCGTGCCGGTCGTGTGTACCTGACCGTCACGGACGACGACTCCGCGCTCCGGGTCCTCGCGAAGCCGGACACCGTCACCGCCCTGCAGGAGCTCACGCGGATCGCCGTGCAGGCCGAGACGGGCGAGTTCAGCCGCCTCATCCTGGACATCGGTGGCTCGCGCGACGCCCGTGCCACGGAGCTGCAGCGCCTGGTCGACACCGCCGTCGAGCGCATCGAGGCTGGTTCGACCACGGCGGCACTGCCCCCGATGTCGTCGTACGAGCGCAAACTGGTCCACGACCTGGTCGCCGAGAAGGGCTTCCACTCGGAGTCCGAGGGCGAGGGTCGCGACCGTCACACGGTCATCACGCGATGA
- the rsmG gene encoding 16S rRNA (guanine(527)-N(7))-methyltransferase RsmG — MTDADVTAGSEPPVLEAEPAVAARLFGDRIAGARSFANELARRGEELGLIGPLELPRLWTRHILNSALLAPLLHEGATVGDVGSGAGLPGLVLAIARPDVSMTLIEPMERRTDWLRAEADRLELQNITVLRARAEDVADELVLDQVTARAVSALSKLIPLTVPLVRSGGQLILMKGARVDDEVAAARKVILRQRLEDVEVLELGEGVVEETTRVFRATVD; from the coding sequence ATGACCGACGCCGACGTCACGGCCGGTTCGGAGCCTCCTGTCCTGGAGGCCGAGCCGGCCGTTGCCGCGCGACTGTTCGGCGACCGGATCGCGGGGGCCCGGTCGTTCGCGAACGAGCTCGCTCGTCGCGGCGAGGAGTTGGGCCTGATCGGTCCGCTCGAACTCCCCCGACTCTGGACCCGACACATCCTCAACTCGGCACTGCTCGCACCGCTGCTCCACGAAGGTGCCACCGTCGGTGATGTCGGATCGGGTGCCGGCCTGCCGGGGCTCGTCCTCGCGATCGCACGACCGGACGTCTCCATGACGCTGATCGAGCCGATGGAGCGCCGGACCGATTGGCTCCGCGCCGAGGCCGATCGGCTCGAGCTCCAGAACATCACGGTGCTCCGTGCGCGGGCCGAGGACGTCGCCGACGAGCTGGTGCTCGACCAGGTGACCGCCCGTGCGGTGAGTGCGCTCTCGAAGCTCATCCCGCTGACCGTCCCGTTGGTGCGGTCCGGTGGTCAGCTCATCCTGATGAAGGGCGCCCGCGTCGATGACGAGGTCGCTGCGGCCCGCAAGGTGATCCTGCGCCAGCGTCTCGAAGACGTCGAGGTCCTCGAGCTCGGAGAGGGTGTGGTCGAGGAGACCACGCGCGTCTTCCGGGCTACAGTTGACTGA
- a CDS encoding ParA family protein — MFHVKHRPGKRHSLSSSTDYDASTPLAREIADLNRRRRAIATQQFPLPAKTRVFTVSNQKGGVGKTTTTVNLAAALAHGGARVLVIDLDPQGNASTALGIDHQAEVASIYDVIVDEAPMADTVQRSPESETLWCVPATIHLAGAEIELVSLVAREQRLRTALDEYLASVEEPFHYVFIDCPPSLGLLTINAFVAAKEVLIPIQCEYYALEGLSQLLRNIELIERHLNPHLAVSTILLTMYDGRTNLANQVANEVRTHFGDQVLQAMIPRSVRVSEAPSYGQSVVSYDVNSTGSLSYLEAAAEIAERGAQA; from the coding sequence ATGTTCCACGTGAAACACAGACCGGGGAAGAGGCACTCGTTGAGTTCATCCACCGACTACGACGCGTCGACACCCCTCGCGCGGGAGATCGCTGATCTCAACCGCCGTCGGCGTGCGATCGCGACGCAGCAGTTCCCGCTGCCGGCGAAGACCCGTGTCTTCACGGTGTCGAACCAGAAGGGTGGCGTCGGCAAGACGACCACCACGGTGAACCTCGCGGCTGCGCTCGCACACGGCGGAGCACGGGTCCTGGTGATCGACCTCGATCCGCAGGGCAACGCCTCCACCGCGCTCGGCATCGACCACCAGGCCGAGGTCGCGAGCATCTACGACGTCATCGTCGACGAAGCGCCGATGGCTGACACGGTGCAGCGCTCCCCTGAGTCCGAGACCCTGTGGTGTGTCCCCGCGACGATCCACCTGGCGGGCGCGGAGATCGAGCTCGTCTCCCTCGTCGCGCGGGAGCAGCGCCTCCGGACGGCTCTGGACGAGTACCTCGCTTCCGTCGAGGAGCCGTTCCACTACGTGTTCATCGACTGCCCGCCGTCGCTCGGTCTGCTGACCATCAACGCCTTCGTGGCGGCGAAGGAGGTGCTCATCCCGATCCAGTGCGAGTACTACGCGCTCGAAGGTCTGAGCCAGCTGCTGCGGAACATCGAACTCATCGAACGGCACCTCAACCCCCACCTGGCGGTGTCGACGATCCTGCTGACGATGTACGACGGGCGCACGAACCTGGCGAACCAGGTGGCCAACGAGGTGCGGACACACTTCGGCGACCAGGTGCTGCAGGCGATGATCCCCCGTTCGGTGCGGGTCAGCGAGGCGCCGAGCTACGGGCAGAGCGTGGTGTCGTACGACGTCAACTCCACCGGGTCGCTCTCCTACCTGGAGGCCGCGGCCGAGATCGCAGAACGAGGAGCACAGGCCTGA
- a CDS encoding ParB/RepB/Spo0J family partition protein: protein MAPKRTGLGRGIGALIPTTDEQQARPVDVFFPSGGTSAADTTNGGAGAGTAEELLAVPGARLANLNPLDIVPNAQQPRKEFREEELQELVHSIREIGLLQPIVVRPIAGAAGTAPQYELIMGERRLRATKELGLATIPAIVKETPDDAMLRDALLENLHRAQLNPLEEASAYQQLLADFGITQEQLGQRIGRSRPQITNTIRLLRLPSPVQRRVAAGVLSAGHARAILAAPDAEAMEYLAEKIVNEDLSVRAAEAIAQQLSTKTPAKTPAPPSKRQVHFNDMAERLGDRLNTRVKIAVGARKGSVTIDFANPDDLSRILGELGIQDVAD from the coding sequence ATGGCACCCAAGCGGACCGGACTCGGGCGAGGCATCGGCGCGCTCATCCCCACCACGGACGAGCAGCAGGCGCGGCCGGTCGACGTGTTCTTCCCGTCCGGAGGAACCTCGGCAGCGGACACGACGAACGGTGGCGCCGGCGCGGGGACGGCCGAGGAACTGCTCGCTGTGCCGGGCGCCCGACTGGCCAACCTCAACCCGCTCGACATCGTCCCGAACGCCCAGCAGCCGCGGAAGGAGTTCCGCGAGGAAGAGCTGCAGGAACTCGTGCACTCGATCCGTGAGATCGGGCTGCTCCAGCCGATCGTCGTGCGGCCGATCGCCGGGGCTGCCGGCACTGCGCCGCAGTACGAGCTCATCATGGGTGAGCGTCGTCTCCGCGCCACGAAGGAACTCGGTCTCGCGACCATTCCGGCGATCGTCAAGGAGACGCCGGACGACGCGATGCTCCGGGACGCGCTACTGGAGAACCTGCACCGCGCCCAGCTGAACCCGCTCGAGGAAGCGTCCGCCTACCAGCAACTCCTGGCCGACTTCGGGATCACCCAGGAGCAGCTCGGGCAGCGCATCGGTCGCTCCCGCCCGCAGATCACGAACACCATACGACTGCTCCGCCTGCCCTCCCCCGTACAGCGTCGGGTGGCAGCCGGGGTTCTGTCGGCAGGCCACGCCCGTGCGATCCTCGCCGCACCCGATGCCGAGGCGATGGAGTACTTGGCGGAGAAGATCGTCAACGAGGACCTGTCGGTCCGTGCCGCCGAGGCGATCGCGCAGCAGCTCTCCACGAAGACGCCGGCGAAGACTCCGGCACCGCCGTCGAAGCGTCAGGTGCACTTCAACGACATGGCCGAACGCCTCGGGGACCGCTTGAACACCCGGGTGAAGATCGCCGTCGGCGCGCGGAAGGGTTCCGTGACCATCGACTTCGCGAACCCGGACGACCTGTCGCGGATCCTCGGCGAATTGGGCATCCAGGACGTGGCCGACTAG